One region of Bacteriovorax sp. Seq25_V genomic DNA includes:
- a CDS encoding GNAT family N-acetyltransferase — MRSDQIPPSIDTSKIRQATFEDIISLARVHVDSWWETYKNIVSESYLYSLKYSDRAQMWARFIPRKEKKSGTFVITGSDGDVIGFCDYGIAREHEHGIEGEVYALYLLKKYHGQGIGKALLDAVKSEFKKHGIKAFYVCVLAANPFRDFYLRQGGEFIKSQMIEVGDRTLQEDLICFEL, encoded by the coding sequence ATGAGGTCTGACCAAATACCACCATCCATTGATACCTCTAAAATTCGACAAGCTACCTTCGAGGATATCATTAGTCTTGCCAGGGTTCACGTTGATAGCTGGTGGGAAACCTATAAAAATATCGTTTCAGAAAGTTATCTTTATTCATTGAAATACTCCGATCGTGCACAAATGTGGGCCCGCTTTATCCCGCGCAAAGAGAAGAAGTCCGGTACCTTCGTGATTACAGGTAGTGATGGTGATGTTATTGGCTTTTGCGATTACGGTATAGCAAGAGAACATGAGCACGGGATTGAGGGCGAAGTCTATGCCTTATATCTGTTAAAAAAATATCATGGGCAAGGTATCGGTAAAGCACTTCTTGATGCTGTTAAAAGTGAGTTTAAAAAACATGGAATTAAAGCTTTTTATGTCTGTGTTTTAGCAGCTAATCCATTTCGTGATTTCTACCTTAGGCAAGGTGGTGAATTTATCAAGTCTCAAATGATAGAAGTCGGAGACCGCACGTTACAAGAAGATCTTATCTGCTTTGAGTTGTAA